One Fusarium poae strain DAOMC 252244 chromosome 4, whole genome shotgun sequence DNA window includes the following coding sequences:
- a CDS encoding hypothetical protein (TransMembrane:5 (i69-94o114-130i199-218o224-245i292-317o)): MSPNDKMSIDKDKLKEKLEQKLDVSHFDPNTVIRGAQLTLVGAHRALQNPALFTTDHYRQAAIAVLAGLAIRLVISVPIIGIKILLWFISFFVSLDTITWDDTLVNGLDFVAEYVLQVPFFLMALMRYVVPTLDNLFMQSLQWVDITYVQKHSGEKPSELRNMYYPNLKMYRPTDGSTHSESTAQAVSMFLYRFLRKGGISLAIFALSYTPYIGRFVLPAASFYTFNNAVGLGPASVIFGTGIFLPRKYLVIFLQSYFSSRSLMRELLEPYFARVHFTKEQKRNWFRSREGVLFGFGLGFYILVKIPLVGVLVYGIAEASTAYLITKITDPPPPPQQMNDFTQGQQNWSNKHEFLNLSLANIDSVHADGSLKTTE, encoded by the exons ATGTCTCCGAACGACAAGATGAGTATTGATAAAGACAAACTAAAGGAAAAGCTCGAGCAGAAACTCGACGTTTCTCATTTTGATCCAAACACAGTAATCCGCGGAGCTCAGTTGACGCTGGTGGGAG CTCATCGTGCACTTCAGAACCCTGCACTTTTTACCACCGATCACTATCGACAAGCGGCTATTGCAGTTCTAGCTGGCCTCGCCATTAGACTGGTCATCTCTGTGCCC ATCATTGGGATCAAAATACTGCTGTGGTTTATCTCGTTCTTTGTGTCTCTCGACACAATAACATGGGATGATACCCTCGTAAACGGCCTTGACTTTGTTGCAGAATATGTTCTTCAAGTACCATTCTTCCTCATGGCTCTCATGCGTTATGTGGTCCCAACTCTCGATAATCT ATTCATGCAATCACTGCAGTGGGTAGATATAACTTATGTCCAGAAGCACAGTGGCGAAAAGCCCTCTGAGCTTCGGAACATGTACTATCCAAATCTTAAGATGTACAGGCCGACAGACGGAAGCACACACTCTGAGAGTACTGCTCAAGCTGTTTCTATGTTTCTTTACCGCTTTCTTCGCAAAGGCGGCATCTCTCTCGCCATCTTCGCCCTATCATACACGCCATACATCGGCCGCTTTGTTTTGCCTGCTGCAAGTTTCTACACCTTCAACAACGCTGTGGGGTTAGGTCCGGCTTCAGTAATATTCGGCACAGGTATCTTCCTTCCTCGCAAGTACCTTGTCATCTTCCTTCAGAGCTATTTCTCATCCAGGAGTCTGATGCGAGAATTGCTCGAACCTTACTTCGCCCGAGTTCACTTCACCAAAGAGCAGAAACGAAACTGGTTCCGCAGCCGAGAAGGTGTTTTGTTCGGCTTTGGCTTGGGCTTCTACATCCTTGTTAAGATTCCTCTGGTTGGCGTGCTCGTCTATGGTATCGCTGAGGCATCGACCGCCTATCTTATCACCAAGATTACcgaccctcctcctcctcctcaacagATGAACGACTTCACCCAGGGGCAGCAGAATTGGTCCAACAAGCACGAATTCTTGAATCTCTCTCTTGCCAATATCGATTCGGTTCATGCCGATGGTTCCCTTAAGACGACAGAATAG
- a CDS encoding hypothetical protein (TransMembrane:11 (o38-57i64-84o104-124i246-266o278-295i316-334o354-373i411-428o448-465i477-495o515-539i)) yields MEMGIDHGSNTTRPPKHQDYPDTYFAHPEHSGVIHTHIALMAISWVFILPIAVMFSLARSRFTLHVQFVFLALNTLGVFLGVVYNTQTPDLYPGNAHHKIGWAVTWVVYAQVLMNAVGHIAGILRGNEGNRGSREGHCFQPVPNSEAEYTLYSGYHDDSPYRTSDDTGRGTEPNSPSIESDSVSTLNDMGSPPQHPEKDYEDDQDLEELSLSSTASPGTLARHVSKITTSRVWKYLGIGCKVVDRIILPFGSIAIATGIATFGRFFEGEGIFNGLAHWIKGGVFFWLGIFTLGRWSGSFGELGWAWNIRPKNHPKGWSPSAELVESFLIFFYGSTNIFMEHLGGWGGAWTVQDMEHISITVLFLGGGLCGMLIESTRIRNLLNMTVQDIKPINRHTVEDANEAEDPDTYELSLNPIPALVIMLLGLMMSSHTQHTMMSSMVHRQWGNLLLGASLARGLTYFLMFLKPPKSILPSRPPTELLAAFGLISGGVIFMASSTDTIDGMIHYGLDAMFMYTVTMGLVGLLMAWIIIVLAVKGWAVRIERRGMSKQ; encoded by the exons atggagatgggaATAGATCACGGCAGTAACACGACACGGCCACCTAAACACCAAGACTATCCCGATACCTACTTTGCCCATCCCGAGCATTCTGGAGTCATTCACACACACATTGCCTTGATGGCTATTTCTTGGGTATTCATCCTTCCCATCG CTGTCATGTTTTCGCTGGCACGGTCTCGTTTTACTTTGCATGTACAGTTCGTGTTCCTAGCTTTGAACACTTTAGGAGTCTTTCTCGGTGTCGTCTATAACACTCAAACCCCAGACTTGTATCCTGGTAATGCGCACCACAAGATTGGCTGGGCTGTGACATGGGTCGTCTACGCCCAGGTGCTTATGAATGCTGTGGGCCACATTGCTGGTATTCTCCGAGGGAATGAAGGCAACCGAGGTAGCAGAGAGGGACATTGCTTCCAACCTGTCCCAAACTCAGAGGCCGAATACACTTTATACAGTGGCTACCACGATGACAGCCCATACCGTACTTCTGATGACACTGGACGAGGCACCGAGCCAAACAGCCCGTCCATCGAGAGCGACTCGGTATCGACACTCAATGATATGGGATCGCCTCCGCAGCACCCCGAAAAGGATTATGAAGACGACCAAGACTTGGAAGAGCTTTCGTTATCATCTACTGCATCTCCTGGAACTTTGGCCCGTCATGTGTCCAAAATTACAACCTCGAGAGTCTGGAAGTACCTCGGCATTGGCTGTAAGGTGGTTGATCGCATTATTCTTCCTTTCGGCTCTATCGCGATTGCCACTGGAATAGCCACTTTCGGCCGCTTTTTT gaaggagaaggaatCTTCAATGGTTTGGCCCACTGGATCAAGGGTGGCGTTTTCTTCTGGTTGGGAATCTTCACCCTGGGACGCTGGTCTGGCAGTTTTGGCGAGCTCGGCTGGGCATGGAATATTCGTCCCAAGAACCATCCCAAGGGATGGAGTCCTTCTGCTGAGCTCGTTGagagcttcttgatcttTTTCTATGGCTCTACCAACATCTTCATGGAGCACCTTGGTGGTTGGGGAGGGGCCTGGACTGTGCAGGATATGGAGCACATCTCCATCACTGTTCTTTTCCTTGGAGGAGGTCTG TGTGGCATGCTCATCGAGTCGACTCGCATCCGTAATCTCCTTAACATGACTGTCCAAGACATCAAGCCAATAAATCGCCATACAGTCGAAGACGCAAACGAGGCCGAGGATCCTGATACATATGAGTTGTCGCTGAATCCCATCCCAGCTTTGGTGATTATGTTGCTTGGACTCATGATGAGCTCACACACGCAGCACACCATGATGTCCAGCATGGTTCACAGGCAGTGGGGAAATTTACTCCTCGGAGCTTCACTTGCTCGCGGTCTGACATACTTTTTGATGTTCCTCAAACCGCCAAAGTCCATTCTTCCATCACGACCCCCTACCGAGTTGCTCGCCGCATTCGGACTCATATCTGGGGGAGTTATTTTCATGGCTAGC AGCACTGATACTATTGATGGGATGATCCATTATGGCCTTGATGCCATGTTCATGTATACCGTCACGATGGGCCTTGTCGGACTCTTGATGGCCTGGATTATCATTGTCCTTGCCGTCAAGGGATGGGCCGTGCGAATCGAACGACGCGGCATGTCGAAACAGTGA
- the RHP54 gene encoding DNA repair protein rhp54 (BUSCO:5663at5125) translates to MGASSPLVATPLAGKNKTPGKRTPTPASIDRLHKPFKCPGTAGRSPAVDRPSRKRRKVDYGGADGEADSDKPYSNDDRLALANRDINRFPVYQAKDKTLVFRKAFSVPLKNKDTSAYNPNRAPPTLGLRQGAVFVAKPLHDPSGEFAIVLYDPTVDDKPKDTPKAIEPAKAEALEEKLDAPLVHKSLAEILGIKKKTDDEHPRVPVVIDPRLAKILRPHQVEGVKFMYRCVTGLIDEKANGCIMADEMGLGKTLQCISLMWTLLKQSPDAGKSTIQKAIVVCPASLVKNWANELTKWLGANAINPFAIDGKASKEELTRQLQQWANATGRSVTRPVIIVSYETLRLNVEQLKHTKIGLLFCDEGHRLKNSDSNTFNALNSLNVSRRVILTGTPIQNDLTEYFSLTSFANPDLLGTRLEFRKRYEIPILRGRDADASEVDRKKGDECTAALLGVVNKFLIRRTNDILSKYLPVKYEHVVFCNLAPFQFDLYNYFIKSPEIQALLRGKGSQPLKAINILKKLCNHPDLLNMSDDLPGSEKCYPDDYVPKEARGRDREVKSWYSGKMAVLDRMLARIRQDTNDKIVLISNYTSTLDLFEKLCRSRQYGSLRLDGTMNVNKRQKLVDRFNDPEGDEFVFLLSSKAGGCGINLIGANRLVLFDPDWNPAADQQALARVWRDGQKKDCFVYRFIATGTIEEKIFQRQSHKQSLSSCVVDSAEDVERHFSLDSLRELFQYRSDTKSDTHETFKCKRCKPDGKQYIKAPAMLYGDTNRSSYTSTWLSTPQTSKSATSCAKPYDSIDLRPNSASMSSEPTKQSSPEFTSYYLQRATQELSEDLDKVRNAEDFKSDSIPFLVQALQQGAGLFSSEDQKRVIAEPKGKEENA, encoded by the exons ATGGGAGCATC GTCACCACTTGTGGCAACGCCGCTTGCTggcaagaacaagactcCGGGCAAGCGAACGCCAACACCTGCTTCAATTGACCGACTTCACAAGCCATTCAAATGTCCTGGAACTGCTGGAAGAAGCCCAGCTGTGGACAGGCCATCCCGCAAGCGGAGAAAGGTCGATTATGGTGGCGCCGATGGTGAAGCAGATAGTGACAAACCGTATTCCAACGACGATAGACTTGCGCTCGCCAATCGAGACATCAACCGATTCCCTGTTTATCAAGCAAAAGACAAAACTCTGGTTTTTCGCAAGGCGTTCTCTGTTCCATTGAAAAATAAGGATACCTCTGCATACAATCCTAATCGTGCTCCTCCTACCCTCGGTCTTCGACAGGGCGCTGTCTTCGTCGCCAAGCCGCTCCACGACCCCAGCGGCGAATTTGCCATTGTACTTTACGATCCTACAGTAGACGACAAGCCGAAAGATACGCCAAAGGCTATTGAGCCCGCCAAGGCAGAGGCGTTGGAAGAGAAACTCGATGCACCTCTTGTTCACAAGAGTCTTGCCGAGATTTTAGGAATCAAGAAGAAAACTGACGATGAGCACCCTCGGGTTCCGGTTGTCATTGATCCCAGACTAGCTAAGATTCTTCGCCCGCATCAAGTCGAAGGTGTCAAGTTCATGTACCGATGTGTTACCGGTTTGATCGACGAGAAAGCCAACGGTTGCATCATGGCTGACGAAATGGGATTGGGAAAGACTCTTCAGTGCATCTCCCTTATGTGGACGCTACTCAAGCAGTCGCCTGACGCTGGCAAGTCAACCATCCAGAAGGCTATCGTTGTTTGCCCCGCAAGTTTGGTCAAGAACTGGGCCAATGAATTGACCAAATGGCTTGGTGCTAATGCCATCAATCCATTTGCCATTGATGGAAAAGCTTCTAAAGAAGAGTTGACACGTCAACTTCAACAGTGGGCAAATGCGACCGGGCGATCCGTGACCCGGCCTGTTATCATTGTCTCCTACGAAACTCTGCGATTAAACGTGGAACAGCTCAAGCATACCAAGATTGGGTTACTCTTCTGCGATGAGGGTCACAGACTGAAGAATAGTGACAGCAATACTTTCAATGCTCTCAACAGCCTTAACGTTTCTCGTCGTGTCATTCTTACTGGCACACCCATTCAGAACGATTTAACAGAATACTTCTCTCTCACAAGTTTTGCAAACCCAGATCTGCTTGGAACACGCTTGGAATTCCGAAAGCGATACGAAATTCCGATCTTGCGAGGTCGAGATGCAGACGCTTCAGAAGTTGACCGCAAGAAGGGTGACGAGTGCACTGCAGCTTTACTCGGCGTGGTCAACAAATTTCTGATCCGCCGCACAAACGACATTCTTTCCAAGTATTTGCCCGTCAAGTATGAGCATGTTGTTTTCTGCAATCTTGCACCGTTTCAGTTTGATCTCTATAACTACTTCATCAAAAGTCCTGAAATCCAGGCTCTTTTGCGAGGTAAGGGAAGCCAACCTCTAAAAGCTATCAACATTCTCAAAAAGCTTTGCAATCATCCAGACCTGTTGAATATGTCGGATGATCTACCGGGCTCTGAGAAGTGCTACCCCGATGATTACGTTCCTAAAGAAGCACGTGGTCGTGATCGTGAAGTCAAGTCGTGGTACTCTGGTAAAATGGCCGTGCTGGACCGCATGCTGGCTCGCATCCGCCAAGACACAAATGACAAGATTGTTCTGATCAGTAACTACACTTCAACGCTGGACCTGTTCGAAAAGTTATGCCGTTCCCGTCAGTACGGAAGTCTTCGTCTCGATGGTACCATGAACGTCAACAAGCGCCAAAAGCTTGTCGATCGGTTCAACGACCCCGAGGGTGATGAGTTTGTCTTTCTACTCAGTAGCAAGGCTGGTGGGTGTggcatcaatctcattggTGCAAATCGTCTCGTTCTTTTTGATCCTGACTGGAACCCTGCGGCCGACCAACAGGCTTTGGCTCGAGTATGGCGTGATGGGCAGAAGAAGGACTGCTTTGTGTACCGCTTCATCGCAACTGGTACTATAGAAGAGAAAATCTTTCAAAGACAATCTCACAAGCAAAGCTTGTCTTCTTGTGTGGTGGACTCAGCGGAAGATGTGGAACGTCATTTCTCTCTCGACAGTCTACGCGAGCTGTTTCAGTACCGGTCAGACACCAAGAGCGATACTCATGAGACGTTCAAATGCAAGCGATGCAAGCCTGACGGCAAGCAGTATATCAAGGCACCAGCCATGTTGTATGGTGACACGA ATCGGTCTTCGTATACATCAACTTGGCTATCTACACCACAAACATCCAAATCAGCAACTTCTTGTGCTAAACCGTACGATTCCATTGATCTCCGTCCAAATTCAGCCAGCATGTCTTCTGAACCTACAAAACAGTCCTCCCCTGAGTTCACATCTTACTACCTCCAGCGGGCCACACAAGAGCTTTCAGAGGATCTCGACAAAGTTCGCAACGCTGAAGATTTTAAGTCCGACTCCATCCCATTTCTTGTGCAGGCTCTACAGCAGGGCGCTGGCCTTTTCTCATCAGAAGATCAGAAGAGAGTGATAGCGGAACCAAAGGGCAAGGAAGAGAATGCGTGA
- a CDS encoding hypothetical protein (BUSCO:7475at5125): protein MSTRRTNATEVRESIEAKTASTDIEMKDAVDNDVDAEGDPDVDMDAEGDEDAEGEVDDEGRPDMYRLIHNLSTYLCSVEDDGEQLAAGFQRIPNRRALPDYFEIISEPIAFSTIRGKTQKKQYSSFAEFVKDVAQICHNAQVYNRPSAPIFGAAVRLRETLVRELQKLVERGHITASDTQLPDLGELPPAEESPPAEDDEDDEDEDDDEDEDDEEDDDDDSEDEGGRPRGRRRRASGRKDQDKDYEDDSHKRRGRPPSVLTPNEARITSILKGLRKPRDAAGHLLVHPFERLPDKAAVPDYYTTIQNPIALDNIKRKVKRKKYQNVDQVLQDLNLMFENAKRYNEDDSEVYRAAVELQNEAQLLAEQEKAKPDDDFRDEDGKLPLAEIQYNEQSWKVGDWVHIRNPNDLAKPTVAQIYRTWQDRAGQRWINACWYYRPEQTVHRHEKHFYEHEVVKTGQYRDHQIEDVLDHCFVMFVTRFNKGRPRGFPRGKEIYVCESRYNEEKFTFNKIKTWASCVPDEVRDKDYEMDLYDVPRRMRKIPSPIKHLLREDAKETDELPKPTWGSPNAPPIVGAVHRRPREINESPPPEPTPPPQAMSAIPLSDAGTDAGRRASMLSVPGAMPGDHSARHPSMSYPGGPSPSPVPYNAHMTPHFQPVTPGAQPQQVHQTPVPIPHPPHLGPQPQVSVRPVQYQHQPQHQQAGYTQSFAPNYGQPVPPMHQQTPMGNHITPAYNQAPAPPVARSPMAPTPGMPVQSGNAYNPPRPPEVYALPDSMNDALQQELRQTFQHDSAGRVLFFTAPPLERSHKGISHESAGLGHSVKYLAGRKEWLAEREKKRKERDEKTGEISQKRTEKDAADAHEAGKAIVAQASDVMAKWLEQYEHDTQRWTTQTGLEGWRDATKANKGRGAV, encoded by the exons ATGTCCACTCGGAGGACGAACGCGACAGAGGTGCGCGAATCCATCGAAGCCAAAACCGCAAGTACAGACATCGAGATGAAGGATGCAGTGGACAACGATGTCGATGCCGAAGGCGACCCGGATGTGGATATGGACGCAGAAGGTGACGAGGACGCAGAAGGCGAGGTGGACGATGAAGGCCGCCCCGACATGTATCGTTTGATCCATAACTTATCGACATATCTTTGCAGCGTTGAAGACGA TGGCGAGCAACTTGCTGCCGGGTTCCAACGCATTCCCAATCGACGAGCTTTACCCGATTATTTCGAAATCATCTCGGAGCCTATTGCTTTTAGTACCATCCGG GGGAAAACTCAGAAGAAGCAATACAGCTCATTCGCCGAGTTCGTGAAAGATGTTGCGCAAATTTGTCACAACGCCCAGGTTTATAATCGCCCTTCTGCCCCTATATTTGGCGCCGCTGTTCGACTAAGGGAAACCCTCGTCCGTGAGCTTCAGAAGCTAGTAGAGAGAGGGCACATCACAGCAAGCGATACGCAGTTGCCTGATCTTGGTGAGCTCCCACCAGCGGAAGAGTCGCCACCAGCggaagacgacgaggatgacgaggacgaggatgatgatgaagacgaggatgatgaagaagatgatgatgacgactctGAAGATGAGGGTGGGCGACCTCGCGGACGAAGACGACGTGCTTCTGGGCGCAAAGATCAAGACAAAGACTACGAAGACGATTCGCATAAGCGACGGGGACGACCTCCGAGTGTGCTTACTCCGAATGAAGCGCGCATCACTTCAATCTTGAAAGGATTAAGAAAGCCCAGGGATGCTGCGGGGCATCTCCTTGTCCATCCCTTTGAGAGGTTACCGGATAAGGCGGCTGTTCCTGATTATTATACGACAATACAGAATCCCATCGCCCTTGACAACATTAAAAGGAAGGTAAAGCGGAAGAAGTATCAAAATGTCGACCAAGTGCTGCAAGATCTCAACCTCATGTTCGAAAACGCCAAACGATATAATGAGGATGATAGTGAAGTCTACAGGGCTGCTGTTGAACTTCAAAACGAGGCCCAACTCTTGGCAGAACAGGAGAAGGCTAAGCCTGACGACGATTTCCGGGACGAAGACGGAAAGCTGCCTTTAGCAGAGATCCAGTATAACGAGCAATCCTGGAAAGTTG GCGATTGGGTTCACATTCGGAATCCTAACGACCTGGCAAAGCCTACTGTGGCGCAAATCTATCGAACCTGGCAAGATAGGGCTGGCCAAAGATGGATTAATGCCTGTTGGTATTACCGGCCAGAGCAAACTGTACACCGACACGAGAAGCATTTCTACGAGCATGAGGTGGTTAAAACTGGACAATATCGTGACCACCAGATTGAAGACGTCTTGGATCACTGTTTCGTCATGTTTGTGACACGTTTCAACAAAGGCCGTCCACGAGGGTTCCCTCGTGGTAAGGAGATCTATGTATGTGAATCACGCTACAACGAGGAGAAATTCACGTTCAACAAAATAAAGACGTGGGCGAGCTGTGTTCCTGATGAAGTACGCGATAAGGACTACGAAATGGATCTTTATGATGTGCCTCGGCGCATGAGAAAGATCCCCAGTCCTATCAAGCATTTACTTCGCGAAGACGCAAAGGAAACAGATGAGTTACCAAAGCCAACATGGGGGAGCCCAAATGCCCCGCCAATCGTTGGAGCCGTGCACCGACGTCCGCGGGAAATCAAC GAATCTCCTCCTCCAGAACCCACACCTCCGCCGCAGGCTATGTCAGCTATCCCACTATCCGACGCTGGCACTGATGCTGGTAGGCGCGCGTCAATGCTGTCAGTCCCAGGTGCTATGCCTGGAGACCACTCTGCTCGACATCCTTCGATGTCCTATCCCGGGGGACCATCGCCTTCGCCTGTTCCATACAACGCTCATATGACGCCTCATTTCCAGCCAGTTACGCCAGGAGCCCAGCCTCAACAGGTTCATCAGACTCCAGTTCCAATTCCACATCCACCTCATCTTGGTCCTCAGCCTCAAGTGTCTGTACGTCCTGTGCAATACCAGCACCagcctcaacatcaacaggCAGGGTATACACAAAGCTTCGCCCCTAATTATGGGCAACCAGTACCTCCCATGCATCAACAAACTCCGATGGGGAACCACATTACCCCAGCTTACAACCAAGCGCCTGCTCCCCCTGTTGCGCGTAGCCCTATGGCTCCCACGCCTGGGATGCCCGTGCAAAGCGGCAATGCGTACAACCCACCAAGACCACCAGAAGTCTATGCGCTCCCCGACAGTATGAATGACGCTTTACAGCAAGAGCTCCGTCAGACGTTCCAGCATGACAGTGCTGGGCGAGTCCTCTTCTTCACTGCCCCGCCCCTTGAGAGATCCCACAAGGGAATTTCGCATGAAAGTGCAGGCCTTGGGCACAGTGTCAAGTATCTTGCAGGTCGGAAAGAATGGTTGGCtgaaagagagaagaagaggaaggagcGCGATGAAAAAACTGGTGAGATTTCTCAGAAAAGAACCGAGAAAGACGCAGCGGATGCACACGAAGCTGGAAAAGCGATAGTTGCTCAGGCCAGCGATGTCATGGCTAAGTGGCTCGAACAATATGAGCACGACACTCAAAGATGGACAACCCAAACTGGCCTCGAAGGTTGGCGCGATGCGACAAAAGCCAACAAGGGAAGGGGTGCTGTTTGA
- a CDS encoding hypothetical protein (MEROPS:MER0116559): MRARFKGPAGTGILELPDDATVETLFDEIRTKTGINKFSVRYGLPMAMKSLEAIQGDQIARSLGLHGETLTIVPEESPSDPAEASQNQPIASMPLKKNEGPEDASVPWPQREGTLLLRVMPSDNSCLFTAFGGALQDQIPAQNLRQMMADYILQHPEEYSEAVLGSPPSQYCRSIRDPDRWGGGIELSILSSIFDIQICTFDVQTQSKIEFGEQKRDRCILVYSGIHYDRVAFSCADPPYNSPTLPPELDQAVWSTGDDEVLTKTEELVQKLNKAHYYTDTDGLILRCDVPGCDWIGSGQLEGQKHAEATGHVDLSEIQDEGDNVLRKCDAPGCNFIGQGDKVVRQHRADTAHQEFSIIHDA, translated from the exons ATGCGTGCTCGATTTAAAGGCCCGGCCGGCACCGGCATCCTTGAGCTACCAGACGATGCTACTGTTGAAACCCTCTTTGATGAAATCCGGACAAAGACTGGCATCAACAAATTCAGTGTGAGATACGGTCTGCCGATGGCTATGAAATCTCTTGAAGCTATCCAGGGTGATCAGATTGCTCGATCTCTTGGTCTTCATGGCGAAACACTTACCATTGTTCCCGAGGAGTCACCATCTGACCCTGCTGAGGCTAGCCAAAACCAGCCTATTGCGTCCATGCCACTGAAAAAGAATGAAGGCCCTGAAGATGCGAGCGTTCCATGGCCGCAGAGAGAGGGCACTCTTC TGTTACGAGTGATGCCCAGTGATAATAGTTGCTTGTTTACTGCTTTCGGAGGCGCACTCCAAGACCAAATCCCTGCACAAAACTTGAGACAGATGATGGCAGACTATATTCTCCAACATCCAGAAGAATATTCGGAAGCTGTTCTTGGCAGCCCTCCCAGCCAATATTGCCGCAGCATCCGGGACCCTGATAGATGGGGTGGTGGCATTGAGCTCAGTATACTATCCTCGATCTTCGACATACAAATATGTACTTTTGACGTTCAG ACGCAAAGTAAAATTGAATTCGGAGAGCAAAAGCGAGATCGCTGTATTCTCGTGTACTCCGGAATTCATTATGACCGGGTTGCCTTCAGCTGTGCTGATCCCCCTTACAATTCCCCTACCTTGCCCCCTGAACTTGACCAAGCTGTTTGGTCTACTGGCGATGACGAAGTTCTCACAAAGACCGAAGAACTCGTTCAAAAGCTGAACAAAGCGCATTACTACACAGACACAGACGGGTTAATCCTGAGATGCGATGTGCCGGGATGTGACTGGATCGGCAGCGGCCAGCTTGAAGGGCAGAAGCATGCAGAGGCGACAGGCCACGTTGACTTGAGCGAAATCCAAGACGAGGGTGACAACGTCCTGCGGAAGTGCGATGCACCTGGTTGCAACTTCATTGGTCAGGGAGATAAAGTTGTCAGACAACATCGTGCCGACACTGCTCACCAGGAATTCTCTATCATTCATGACGCCTGA
- a CDS encoding hypothetical protein (BUSCO:43793at5125), with protein sequence MATQLIALPAVERLSPACIRILGGNPGKFTLQGTNTYLLGTGRSRVLIDTGEGRKAWITSVREILQRENATIDTALITHWHHDHTGGIKDLLSTSPQTRIYKHTPGDGQLDIKHGQRFEVEGATLTAAYTPGHTSDHVVFVLEEEDAMFTADNVLGQGTAVFEDLVTYLRSLEEMKPLFKGRAYPGHGPVIENGPAKIVEYIAHRRQREEQVVRTLKTGPGDLETNDPASWSAWTAMELVQVIYKDVSRDLYPAACGGVLQILGKLEGEGRVAHDGEKWRMIADSRSSL encoded by the coding sequence ATGGCAACGCAACTCATTGCTCTGCCAGCCGTAGAGCGTCTGAGTCCTGCTTGCATACGCATACTGGGCGGCAATCCGGGCAAATTCACTCTTCAGGGTACAAACACTTACCTTCTTGGCACAGGCCGAAGCCGAGTCCTCATTGACACGGGCGAGGGGCGCAAGGCTTGGATCACTTCGGTTCGCGAGATACTGCAGCGGGAGAATGCAACCATCGACACTGCCTTAATCACGCATTGGCACCATGACCATACTGGCggcattaaagatctcctgagtACCTCTCCTCAGACGAGAATCTACAAGCACACTCCCGGCGATGGACAGCTCGACATAAAGCACGGTCAGCGCTTTGAAGTCGAGGGTGCAACCTTGACAGCTGCATATACACCAGGACACACCAGCGATCATGTGGTATTCGTgcttgaagaggaagatgcaATGTTTACTGCTGACAACGTCCTCGGTCAGGGCACAGCTGTTTTTGAGGATCTGGTCACATATCTTCGGAGCCTTGAAGAAATGAAACCTCTTTTCAAAGGCCGAGCGTACCCCGGACATGGGCCAGTAATAGAGAATGGACCAGCCAAGATTGTAGAATATATTGCACATCGACGACAGCGGGAGGAACAGGTTGTTCGGACCCTGAAAACCGGACCGGGAGACTTAGAAACTAATGACCCCGCATCGTGGTCGGCGTGGACGGCGATGGAGTTGGTTCAAGTCATCTACAAAGATGTGTCAAGGGATCTTTATCCAGCTGCTTGTGGCGGTGTTTTGCAAATCTTGGGCAAGCTGGAAGGCGAGGGTCGTGTGGCTCATGATGGTGAGAAATGGAGGATGATTGCAGATAGTCGGTCGTCGCTGTGA